The sequence GGACCCCCGGCCGTCGATCAGCGGAGGCTCAGCAGAGGCTCGGCAGAGGCTCGGCAGAGGGCCCAGCGGAGGCCCAGCGGAGGCCCAGCGGAGGGCCCAGCAGAGGCTCGGCAGAGGGCCCAGCAGAGGGCCCAGCGAAGGCCCAGCAGAGGGCTCAGCGGAGGCTCAGGGCGGCCAGGGCGGCGTTGACGATGCTGCCGGGGAGCAGGTCGTGCAGCTCGTAGAGGTCGTGGACGGTGCCGGACTGGCCGAACTCGTCGACCCCGAGCGGTACCGCCGGGGCGGCCACCGCCGAGCCGAGCCAGGCCATGGCGTGCGAGGCGGCGTCGTGCACGGTCACCACCGGCACCCGGTCGGCGAAGGCGGCCCGCAGCGCGCCGGGCACGCTGGGCACGGTGGCCGTGCGTACGCCCTGCCGCAGGGTGCGCTGCCAGGCGCGGTAGAGGCGGTCCAGGCTGGTCACGTCGACGACGTGGGCGGCCACCCCCTCGTCGGCCAACTCCGCCGCCGCGGCCAGCACCTCCGGCAGCACCGCGCCCGAGGCGGCCAACTGCACCGTCGGCGCGTCGGCCAGCTGCGGGTGCGCCTGGTGGGCGTCCACCAGCCGGTACGCCCCGGCGAGCACCTGCCGGCGCAGCACCGCGTCGCCGAGCCGGGCGCGGGCCGCGTCGAACGGCGCCTGGTCGATCGGGCGGGTGCTGAGCCGGAAGTAGTACGCCCCGTCCTCGGCCGGCGCGGCGGTCGGCGTCGGCTGCGGCGCTCCGGCGATGTGACCGAGCGCGTCGCAGAGCAGCCAGTCCAGGCTGCCCGCGTAGGCGGGCTCGACGAAGGTGACCCCGGGCAGTTCCAGGCCGACGCTCGCGGTGATCGTCGACTGGTGGGCGCCGCCCTCGGGCGCGAGCGTGATCCCGGACGGGGTGCCGGCGACCACGAACCGGGAGCCGGAGTAGGTGCCGTAGAGGAAGGCGTCCAGCCCGCGCAGCACGAACGGGTCGTAGACGGTGCCGACCGGCAGCAGCGGCTGCCCCGACAGGTCCCAGGCCAGGCCGAGCTGGCCGAGCAGCAGGAACAGGTTCATCTCGGAGATGCCCAGCTCGATGTGCTGCCCGTCGGGGCTCTCCGTCCAGCGCAGCATCCGGTCCTCCGACCAGGAGCGCTGCGCGGTCGGGGCGAACACGCCGGTCTTGTTGATGAACCCGGCCAGGTTGGTCGAGGTCGCCACGTCCGGCGCGGTGGTGACGAGGAACTTGCCCACCTGCGGGTCGCGGGCCAGGTCGACCAGCACCCGACCGAAGACCTCCTGGCTGGAGATCGGCTTGTTCGCGCGTACCTTGGTGGCCTGGGGGACGGTGACCCGCAGCGCCCGCTCGCGGGGCGCGCGGGACAGCGCCTCCCGGCGTTGGCCGGCCCGGATGCCGGCCGGCGACGCCGGGTCGAGGCGGTCCCACTCGGTGTCGCGGGTCAACCCGTGCGCGGCGCGCAGCGCGTCGACCTGCTCGCCGGAGAGCAGCGCCGAATGGTTACGCGGATTGCCGGCGAGGGGCAACCCCCAACCCTTGACGGTGTACGCGAACACCACGCTCGGCCGGTCGGTCACCGCGTCGCACTGGGCGTACGCGTCCAGCAGCGACGCCAGGTCGTGCCCGCCCAGGTCGGTGACGAGCGGGCCCAGCTCCTCGTCGGCGACGTCGGCGATGAACGCCGCGATGCCGTCGGGGGCGCCGTCCAGGAACTGCTTGCGCAGCGCCGGCCCGGCCAGCCCGAACAGGGACTGGTACTGCTCGTTCGGCATCGCGTCGATCCAGTCGCGCAGCGCCTCCCCGCCCGGCCGGGCGTACGCCCGCGCCAGCCGGCGGCCGTACTTCACCTCGACCACGTGCCAGCCGGCGGCC is a genomic window of Micromonospora tarapacensis containing:
- a CDS encoding transketolase-like TK C-terminal-containing protein codes for the protein MNQHDLEVLDEIQRRVLWLASRIVDAANHERGTGDGVKVGGHQASSASLVTAMTALWFAHLAAEDRVAVKPHASPVFHAVQYLLGNLDRSYLTRLRARGGLQSYPSRTKDPDEVDFSTGSVGLGAAAPLFAAVTRRYVDAHFGERPHSRFVALVGDAELDEGNIWEAVADPATTGLGNVMWVVDFNRQSLDRVVPGVRIDQWRGQFEAAGWHVVEVKYGRRLARAYARPGGEALRDWIDAMPNEQYQSLFGLAGPALRKQFLDGAPDGIAAFIADVADEELGPLVTDLGGHDLASLLDAYAQCDAVTDRPSVVFAYTVKGWGLPLAGNPRNHSALLSGEQVDALRAAHGLTRDTEWDRLDPASPAGIRAGQRREALSRAPRERALRVTVPQATKVRANKPISSQEVFGRVLVDLARDPQVGKFLVTTAPDVATSTNLAGFINKTGVFAPTAQRSWSEDRMLRWTESPDGQHIELGISEMNLFLLLGQLGLAWDLSGQPLLPVGTVYDPFVLRGLDAFLYGTYSGSRFVVAGTPSGITLAPEGGAHQSTITASVGLELPGVTFVEPAYAGSLDWLLCDALGHIAGAPQPTPTAAPAEDGAYYFRLSTRPIDQAPFDAARARLGDAVLRRQVLAGAYRLVDAHQAHPQLADAPTVQLAASGAVLPEVLAAAAELADEGVAAHVVDVTSLDRLYRAWQRTLRQGVRTATVPSVPGALRAAFADRVPVVTVHDAASHAMAWLGSAVAAPAVPLGVDEFGQSGTVHDLYELHDLLPGSIVNAALAALSLR